In uncultured Fibrobacter sp., a single genomic region encodes these proteins:
- a CDS encoding penicillin-binding transpeptidase domain-containing protein — MKHYYSTTNRLPYRKRLRNRIIAIALLVLIAFGVGAAILHEDTRPQDTPKKEVATQESQEIQQKIAELKKADSIEREQEHQEDLSNTQATLVAEIVPENAPEPEIVDSAHIKSQRNVFLAEKIDQMLRRYKPDYGVVLVVNAKTNEIIAWGERRDDKVQNQPDYFVKNSFPAASLAKTVTIAAAMESGRYSLDTPIPMRGASHTLYKSQLRVPEDYTGTTIELQDAYAKSSNAPLGIIGMNVGANKLRSSAKNLGYNMNFPGGIPGRATYNPPDTGYGLAETSCGFTEDITLPPLLAAAQVRAILMKQPLEIPWADNLAPYAPTNRIALDVGKFSDNTYYGLRQAMIRAVEKGTARKHMSRKNIARKNFEALYLGGKTGSLDGKDPAGRYDWFMGFAQAKDDPSKAIVVVVMQVHKEIRSQPATQVAAVVINHWAHQNLEK; from the coding sequence ATGAAACATTATTACAGCACGACAAACCGCCTCCCCTATCGTAAGAGGCTCCGCAACCGCATTATAGCCATAGCCCTCCTTGTCCTCATCGCCTTCGGAGTCGGTGCCGCCATCCTCCACGAAGATACTAGACCCCAGGACACCCCCAAAAAAGAAGTGGCGACACAAGAATCGCAGGAAATCCAGCAGAAAATTGCCGAGCTCAAGAAAGCCGATTCTATCGAAAGGGAGCAGGAACACCAAGAAGACCTGAGCAACACACAGGCCACGCTCGTTGCCGAAATTGTCCCCGAAAACGCGCCCGAGCCCGAAATTGTCGACAGCGCACACATCAAATCGCAGAGGAACGTGTTCCTCGCCGAAAAAATCGACCAGATGCTGCGCCGCTACAAGCCCGATTACGGCGTGGTCCTCGTCGTGAACGCCAAGACAAACGAAATCATCGCCTGGGGCGAACGCCGCGACGACAAGGTGCAGAACCAGCCGGATTACTTCGTCAAGAATTCCTTCCCCGCCGCTTCGCTCGCGAAGACGGTCACCATCGCCGCAGCCATGGAATCCGGACGCTACTCGCTCGACACGCCCATCCCCATGCGCGGGGCAAGCCACACGCTCTACAAGAGCCAGCTCCGCGTGCCCGAAGACTACACCGGCACGACCATCGAACTGCAAGACGCCTACGCCAAGTCGAGCAACGCCCCGCTCGGCATCATCGGCATGAATGTCGGTGCAAACAAGCTCCGCAGCAGCGCGAAAAACCTGGGCTACAACATGAACTTCCCGGGAGGCATCCCCGGGCGAGCCACCTACAACCCGCCCGACACCGGCTACGGGCTCGCCGAAACAAGTTGCGGCTTCACCGAAGACATCACGCTCCCGCCGCTCCTCGCCGCAGCCCAGGTCCGCGCCATTCTCATGAAGCAACCCCTAGAAATTCCCTGGGCAGACAACCTCGCCCCCTACGCCCCGACAAACCGCATTGCGCTCGACGTGGGCAAATTCAGTGACAACACCTACTACGGGCTCCGCCAGGCCATGATCCGCGCCGTCGAAAAAGGCACTGCCCGCAAGCACATGTCGCGCAAGAACATCGCCCGCAAGAATTTCGAAGCGCTCTATCTCGGCGGAAAGACTGGCTCCCTCGACGGAAAGGACCCCGCCGGACGCTACGACTGGTTCATGGGATTCGCCCAAGCCAAGGACGACCCGAGCAAGGCTATCGTGGTCGTCGTGATGCAGGTCCACAAAGAAATCCGTTCGCAGCCGGCAACCCAAGTGGCCGCCGTCGTCATCAACCACTGGGCACACCAGAATTTAGAGAAGTGA
- a CDS encoding PD-(D/E)XK nuclease family transposase encodes MIREEFAEFLKELRKINDNGGDIDTFVKKHEHRNVYFYNDGCIKKILASEKNLMLTTDLVNAALGLIGSERIENPKLVNPFIPGELGYRNVEPDILLTNDRDGDVPRDRISIEVQHEDNKSLFKDRLVLYVARLTSNMARKGKTPRLENLNVISFLFFDAFPESANYRHTVQLRNQEQQVYFDKQTVTLIEVEKFFKKAQRFVGDSSRLAQWLRAIDTLNRDADFSEFANDPIFRLLQNEVKLCNFSSRYLMTVDMSDFDEAVARYVGAMKKSEEIAKKMRDQNEPIQKIASYTGLSEKTIREL; translated from the coding sequence ATGATTCGAGAAGAATTTGCCGAATTTCTCAAGGAACTCAGGAAAATAAACGACAACGGAGGAGATATAGACACATTCGTCAAGAAACACGAGCATAGGAATGTGTACTTCTACAATGACGGCTGCATCAAGAAGATTCTCGCGAGCGAGAAGAACCTCATGCTCACGACGGACCTGGTGAACGCAGCCCTGGGCCTCATCGGCTCCGAACGCATCGAGAACCCAAAACTTGTCAACCCGTTCATCCCAGGGGAATTGGGCTACCGCAACGTAGAACCGGACATCCTTTTGACGAATGACCGCGATGGCGATGTGCCTCGGGACCGCATTTCCATCGAGGTCCAGCACGAGGATAACAAATCCTTGTTCAAAGACCGTCTGGTCCTCTACGTGGCACGCCTCACAAGCAACATGGCTAGGAAGGGGAAAACGCCCCGTCTTGAAAACCTGAATGTGATTAGCTTTCTGTTCTTTGACGCGTTTCCTGAGTCGGCGAACTATCGCCACACGGTGCAGCTACGCAACCAGGAACAGCAGGTGTATTTTGACAAGCAGACAGTCACGCTGATTGAGGTGGAAAAGTTCTTCAAGAAAGCACAAAGGTTCGTTGGGGACAGTAGTCGCCTCGCCCAGTGGCTCCGTGCCATTGACACCTTGAACCGCGATGCTGATTTCAGCGAATTTGCAAACGACCCCATCTTCAGGCTATTGCAAAACGAGGTGAAATTATGTAATTTCAGTTCGAGGTATCTTATGACAGTAGACATGAGTGACTTTGACGAAGCTGTGGCAAGGTATGTAGGAGCGATGAAAAAATCGGAAGAAATCGCGAAGAAAATGCGCGATCAAAACGAACCGATACAGAAAATAGCCTCTTATACAGGTCTCTCGGAAAAGACTATCCGCGAGCTGTAA
- the lgt gene encoding prolipoprotein diacylglyceryl transferase, which translates to MTQNITNPSWWNLIPSYFDGIAITIGNFPVHWYGVMYIFAFVTAYLVMTQINKKENLGYTKEQFDSLFTWAIAGILIGARLGYVFFYKPGYYFANPTEIILPLSHDALGYHFTGISGMSYHGGMILGTIFAVIGMKRNKMDVWKTLNLSFLAAPLAYTWGRFGNFINGELFGEVTTSPIGMWFPLAHDSPITNPILHHPSQLYEMCFEGIILFVLLWNLRKIPLLRDKMPCLYLMGYGLFRFFIEFFRRPDAHLGRVDLFGMSRGQTLCSLMILAGVIWLLVIVYRNKKKKES; encoded by the coding sequence ATGACTCAAAACATAACCAACCCCTCCTGGTGGAACCTCATCCCGAGCTACTTTGACGGGATTGCCATCACCATCGGCAACTTCCCCGTCCACTGGTACGGCGTGATGTACATTTTCGCGTTTGTCACGGCCTACCTCGTCATGACGCAAATCAACAAAAAAGAGAACCTGGGTTATACCAAGGAACAGTTCGACAGCCTGTTCACCTGGGCCATCGCCGGCATCCTCATCGGTGCGCGCCTCGGCTACGTTTTCTTCTACAAGCCCGGCTATTATTTCGCGAACCCGACCGAGATTATCCTGCCACTCTCGCATGACGCGCTCGGCTACCACTTCACCGGCATTTCGGGCATGAGCTACCACGGAGGCATGATTCTCGGCACAATCTTTGCCGTCATCGGGATGAAGCGCAACAAGATGGATGTGTGGAAAACGCTCAACCTGAGTTTCTTGGCGGCACCGCTCGCCTACACTTGGGGACGCTTCGGCAACTTCATCAACGGCGAACTTTTTGGCGAAGTGACGACGAGCCCCATCGGCATGTGGTTCCCGCTCGCCCACGACAGCCCCATCACGAATCCGATTCTGCACCACCCGAGCCAGCTCTACGAAATGTGCTTCGAAGGCATTATCTTGTTCGTACTGCTGTGGAACCTCCGCAAGATACCTCTCCTACGCGACAAGATGCCGTGCCTGTACCTGATGGGCTACGGATTGTTCCGCTTCTTCATTGAATTCTTCCGCAGGCCCGATGCGCACCTCGGACGCGTGGACCTGTTCGGCATGAGCCGCGGGCAAACGCTCTGCAGCCTAATGATCCTGGCCGGAGTGATTTGGCTGCTCGTGATTGTTTATAGGAACAAGAAGAAGAAAGAAAGTTAA
- the orn gene encoding oligoribonuclease — MTKKKSSHNLVWMDLEMSGLEPEKDVVLEIATIVTNAELEILAEGPVIAIHQPENVFEGMDEWNTRHHNQSGLVERCRHSQYSLADAELETLRFIKPFTEKGKNVLCGNSITQDRRFLYKYMPEISEWLCYRNIDVSSIKELTYRWYPKLEEFQKEKRHEALNDIRESIAELAYYRKTIFK, encoded by the coding sequence ATGACGAAAAAGAAAAGTTCCCACAATCTCGTCTGGATGGACCTGGAAATGTCCGGCCTCGAACCCGAAAAGGACGTTGTCCTGGAAATTGCGACCATCGTCACCAACGCCGAACTGGAAATCCTGGCCGAAGGCCCTGTCATCGCGATACACCAGCCGGAAAACGTGTTCGAGGGCATGGACGAGTGGAATACCCGCCACCACAACCAGAGCGGGCTCGTGGAACGCTGCCGACATTCGCAATATTCCCTGGCCGACGCCGAACTGGAGACGCTCCGGTTCATCAAGCCGTTCACCGAAAAGGGGAAAAACGTGCTCTGCGGCAATTCCATCACGCAGGACAGGCGATTCCTCTACAAATACATGCCCGAAATTTCCGAGTGGCTGTGCTACAGGAATATCGATGTCAGTTCAATCAAGGAGCTCACCTACCGCTGGTACCCGAAACTGGAGGAATTCCAGAAGGAAAAACGCCACGAAGCCCTGAACGACATCCGCGAAAGCATCGCCGAGCTCGCCTACTACCGTAAAACCATTTTCAAGTAG